The genomic window CGCCGTGACCGTCTGCCCCGATGGCCTGACAGCCGTTGCGGCACTGGAAAAAGAAGCCTTCGATTGCATGATCGTGGACCTGCAGATGCCGGGCTTGAATGGTTTGCAGGTGATCGAAAGAGCCGCCCAGCTGCGGCCCGAGATGGACACCGTGATCATGACCGGTAACCCCAGCCAGGAAACGGCCATCGCGGCGGTCCAGTTCCAGGTCTTCGACTACCTCACCAAACCCTGCCGCTTGGCGGATATCGCCGGCCTGCTCGGTCGCGTTTGCGAACGCCGGCAGAGCCGCCGGCAAGTCGCCGCGTTGGAACACCGTGTTCGCCGCGCCGAAGGCGAAACGCGGTTGATTGGCGAACATCCCTCGATGCACGAAACCGCTCGCCTGATCGAACGCGTGGCCGCCGCCGAAAGCACCGTACTGATTCGTGGCGAAACCGGCTGCGGCAAAGAACTGGTGGCCCGCTCGCTGCACGAACACAGCAACCGCGCCAGCCAACCCTTCGTCGCCATCAACTGCGGTGCGCTGCCCGAGAATTTAATTGAAAGCGAATTGTTCGGACACTGCCGCGGCTCCTTCACCGGCGCCGACGCCGCCCGCACCGGCCTGTTCGAAATGGCCGACGGAGGCACCCTGTTCTTGGACGAAATCGGCGAACTGCCGCTGTCGATGCAAGCCAAACTGCTGCGGGTGCTGGAAACCGGCGACATCCGCCGCGTCGGTGATAACGAAACCAAACACATCGACGTCCGCGTGGTCTGCGCCACCCACCGCGACCTGGATCAAATGGTCCACGACGGCGAATTTCGCGAAGACCTGATGTTCCGCATCAACACCTTCGAAGTCCGCGTCCCCGCACTGCGCGAACGCAGCAGCGATATCCCGCTGCTGGCCAGCCATCTGCTGAAACGCTTCCGCCCCGAAACCGAGGGCCAGCCCGACGAGCTATTCGCTCCGGAAACCCTGCGACTGCTGGCCGAACACGTCTGGCCGGGCAACGTCCGTGAACTGGCCAACGTGATCGAACATTCTGCGATCCTGTGTGACAAACTGCCGATCCTGCCCGAGCACCTGCCGCGTCACTTCAGCAACCGCCAACTCCGCAAAGAGCTGCGTTCGAGCGGCCCGATCAGCCTCCGCGACCTGGAAATGCACGCGATCGAAGAAGCCCTGGAACGTCACGACGGCAACAAACCCGCCGCCGCCGCGGAACTGGGCATCAGCCTCAAAACCCTTTACAACAAACTCAA from Roseimaritima ulvae includes these protein-coding regions:
- a CDS encoding sigma-54-dependent transcriptional regulator produces the protein MRILFADDETNLQELVRSEVPRMGYAVTVCPDGLTAVAALEKEAFDCMIVDLQMPGLNGLQVIERAAQLRPEMDTVIMTGNPSQETAIAAVQFQVFDYLTKPCRLADIAGLLGRVCERRQSRRQVAALEHRVRRAEGETRLIGEHPSMHETARLIERVAAAESTVLIRGETGCGKELVARSLHEHSNRASQPFVAINCGALPENLIESELFGHCRGSFTGADAARTGLFEMADGGTLFLDEIGELPLSMQAKLLRVLETGDIRRVGDNETKHIDVRVVCATHRDLDQMVHDGEFREDLMFRINTFEVRVPALRERSSDIPLLASHLLKRFRPETEGQPDELFAPETLRLLAEHVWPGNVRELANVIEHSAILCDKLPILPEHLPRHFSNRQLRKELRSSGPISLRDLEMHAIEEALERHDGNKPAAAAELGISLKTLYNKLNAAVDSKAG